The genomic window TCATGCTACGACCATGAGTAATTGTCGTGTCGGTTACTAAAAATTAGATGATTGTTTAATCCTGCGCTGCATCTTTGGTTGGATAACCGACGCGCACAATGGCGCGCGCAATATACTAGTATCAAACAAGCTCCAAAGTGTAGCTCCGTGGCTGCCATTCGCCCATCCTACGGTGGGGTCCGCCGGCAGAAGTGCTTTTCAATCCAAATCAGGCCCTTCCGGCCTTCCCACATGAAATGAAGTTCGACATGGGCTGGGTTGGGCTGAGGCAGGTAGGGCTCTAGCGCTAATGAAACTGTTTAATTAATCAATCAAATACCTATACCCTACGTGCTACTCTTTGAAAAGGTTTTACTTTTCCTGAATTATATCTAAGACGTTTtgatttttatagatatattgtttttactatatatttaaACATAGTGTATATTTAATAAGTGTATAGAAAAACTATGTATaattaaaatatcttataatttgaaatggatgtGGTactaaatactccctccgttccttaatataagccatatagtttttagcaccaatattaacgcacggcttggggaaggatgtgagaccaaggaaaaaaaggaaaatcaggccatcttatctctcccaatcagattgcttcctaaatctaaagGATTGGTTGTGGCATGTACTATAtacggtgggaaggtttccaaactaatcggtgTGGGAgttgatacgtacctatattttggaaaaaaatttagaaatctatatggcttatattaaggaacggagggagtagttttttttttttctgtggtCGGCAAAGTCGAAACCAGTGATAAGGATGCTCCAACTTCCAAGGCTCGTCGTTTCTGTGTTCCAAGGCTTTTCCCAGCCCTACTTTGTGTAAGACGTTGTCAGAAAGCTCACAGCCCATCTCACATTCCCTCGCCTAATTCGGCCCATACCACTCAATAAACTTATCAACGGCGCTTGAATTTTACAGCTGACCCCAGTAATTAATGCGGCAAATGATTTGGGGTTAGGCCATGTTCACGTCTCACTAACCTACAAGTGGAATTGCACCTAATATTTCCTCGATTCTTTTTATCGGTACATATTTCTCCAGAAATgggcaaaggaaaaaaaaaaaggaagaagcCCGCAATCGATCGCGCTTTCTCACTCTTCACAATCAAAGACACACCTTTTCTACTTCCAATCGATGTATATCTTCATCAAAAGCTAATACTAGTTACCTACACCAGCGTCTGCGCTGCCGTGTGTGCGGACATGCTCAGTGGCTCCTCGTCAtgctccggtgttggctgctgccgCACGTCCATCGCATCGTTCGGCGCTGACCTCCCTTCGTACGGTATCCAGCTTAAATATCTAGAAGAGCAGACCGGCGGTAACGCCGGGTATGGAGCAGCTTTCGTAGTTGATCAGGACTGGTTCAGCAGAGTCGAGGCCGAAATGGCGAGCAACTTCAGCAAGATGGAGATGGGAGACGGTAGTGTTCCGGTTCCAGCGGTGCTGGAGTGGTCGTTGGATCTAATACGTGATGCAGGCTTGTTTGTGTTGTCCCCTATAGCTCCCCGATCTTCTGACTTCAGATGCCTAAGCTCAAACAGTTTTTCCTATACTATCGGTGGAAATTACGACCGAAGACGGTGCAATTGTTCTCACGGATACGAGGGCAATCCCTATATTGGTGATGGATGCCAAGGTACCACTTCTGTcttatatactactactactactagtagtcaTCAGTCTCTTTCTTTCATCCTTTGCAAGTCTAAGTTATACGAATGACTGAGCTGCTTATCTACCTTTTCAAGAAGCAAAATTCATATGATGTGCTTCATCTTTATGttccttttctctctttttttttccctTCTTCAGATATTGACGAGTGCCAGCTGCCAGATATTTACCCATGTCATGGAACCTGCATCAATGTGCCTGGGACATACCGATGCTCATCAAAGAAAAGCATCAGGAGCCATCCTGGTACATAATACAATTCGCTTGAAAATTGAAATAAAGGTTCTCCTTCAATTTTTTGATAATAACCTGTCATGTACGTCATTCCACATGACATGGGTAGTTCATCTCTAAATACCACTACTATATTTTTCACATTCCAAATTAGTTTTCTCTGATGTTATTGTGAAGTTTAAACATGTGATACAACCCAAGTTAAGTGCAAAAAGAGAAGCATACATTTTTTTACAAGAATGTAATATGCTTTAGAAGTAAATCATGTGACCACGAACAAATATAAATCTAAGATGACAGCTCTAAGAAACATTTTTTTCTACACATTTAAGTGACTTGAAAATTTTGAAATGGACATCACATACTGCATCTAGCTTAGTGTAATCCTTGACTCCTTGAGTTTATTTAATTTTCCGCAGGCTTAATTGCTATAATAGCAACAAGTGCTGGTTTTGGCCTACTATTTTCAGTTCTGGGTGTTGCAAACGTCATCAATAAACTCAAGCAAAGAAGGGCAAAACTTCTAAGGCAGAAGTTTTTCAAGAGAAACCAAGGATTGCTTCTACAGCAGTTAATCTCCTCAAATAAAGACATAGCTGAAAGGATGAAGATTTTTAGCTTTGAAGAACTAGAGCAAGCAACCAACAAGTTTGACCAGAATCGCATCCTTGGTGGTGGAGGTCATGGCATAGTCTACAAAGGCATCTTATCTGATCAACGTGTCGTTGCCATCAAGAAGTCTAAAATTGTGGTTCAAAGGGAAATTGATCAGTTCATAAATGAGGTTGTTATACTTTCGCAGACTAACCATAGAAATGTGGTGAAGCTCTTTGGTTGCTGTCTTGAGACTGAAGTTCCTTTACTAGTTTATGAGTTCATATCAAATGGAACCCTATCGTACCATCTTCATGGACAATATGAAAACCCTCTAGCATGGAACGATAGACTAAGGATTGCATTGGAAACTGCAAGAGCAATTGCTTATCTACATTGTGCAGCTTCCATATCAGTGTTCCATAGAGATATCAAATCTGCAAACATACTGCTTACCGATACTTTAACAGCAAAAGTGTCAGATTTTGGAGCTTCAAGGTCAATTTCAATAGATGAAACAGGAATACAGACTGCCATCCAAGGAACTCATGGTTACCTGGATCCTGAATATTATTACACTAGTCGACTCACCGAGAAGAGTGATGTCTACAGCTTTGGTGTAATCTTAGCAGAGCTACTAACAAGGGTTAAACCGGTATTCTCTACACATTCATCACAAGGCAAAAGCCTAGCATCACACTTCGTGTCTATGATAAAAGACCGTTGCTTGCTAGATATTCTAGATCCACAAATTGTTGAAGAGGGAGGGTCCGAAGATGCTGAGGTTATTGCAAGGCTTGCAGAAACATGCTTAAGCTTAAAAGGTGAAGAAAGGCCTACAATGAGACAAGTGGAGATAATTCTCGAAAATATACTAGGATCAAAGGTCCACTCCAGTTCTCGAGTTTCGAGGACAATTCAAATTGTTCTTAAAGATCAGTCACGCAACCAAAGCAAAGGCAATCAAGGAACCAGACTATACAGCTTGGAGAAAGAGTTCATACAATCATCTGAAATTCCAAGATGATTTTCGCTTTTGTGGGTTCACATCTTATTGAGTACTTAAGTGCCATTTTGCATATTGGGTGTCAATTAGAATTTAGAGATGTAGCCTTGTGCACCTCCACAATATTATGGTAGATGTAGAACTAATAAGTTATACAAGTAAATAACTGAACTTGGTTATAGTCTGCTTAGCTGGTGTATGGTATTCATTTTGTTATGTATCCAATATCCTGTTTGTAGATGTGCAAGTGTTTGAGATCATGTGACGAAAAAATGGTTGATGTTAAATTTGCAATTGCAAAGTGACTAATATAATGACTTTTATAATGACATAATATAATTCGCTAATAAAATGTTTTTAGTTGAGCGTATGATTTCTTTCATAACAATGTAGTCATGGTACAATTTTATCCTTTTGTGAGTGGTGTGGTGTGGACTAATTTGAGTCAAGTCATGGACTTGTACTCGTATGCGGTTTAGTATTTCTTCATGTGCAGGTGTTGCTTTAGGAGGAACGTTGTCGGTGACGGACTGGAACTAGGTTCGGGTAGAACCGAGGTTTCAAGACTAAGTTCAGGGAGAAAATGAGGTCCTACGTAGGGGTGAAAGTGGTGTGGATAATTTTTCGATCCAATCCGATCCGAATCCGAATTTTGTAGATATGGAAAAGAACTTTTAATATCCATGCGAATACGGATAATCCGAATCCGATTTGTGCGGACGCTGGGTAGGATATGGAATAGGTAAACTCCGGCGGATATGGATTATCCACAATTTCTATGCGGATTATCCGATGTTTAAAATAGGATATCCGAAAGTTTCTCTCCCTAGTCTAAAGAATTTGGGATTCGAAAAACTTTGTTAGTTGAGAACTCTTATTTTGTGATGTGGTTATTTGATATTTTAAGGTTTGAATTAAGAATTTGCTAGGTATTATTATTTATTGGCTAATAACTTATCATTTTTAGTGAAAATATCATGTTAAGTGTAAACAATCATTGTGATAGCCGCTATATGGAATGCAATGCAAGCTTATTATCCATTGCTTGTTTTTGGTTCTTTACTAAATCAATTCTTGACAAGCTTATAATTCTCTATGTATGTACATATTACTCGACTATTTAAATCCGTCTCTGATCCGGTTCCGCTCCATATCCAGACCACTTCCGACTTCCGAAAAAATCTACATCCGCATCCACATCCGTGTATTATCCGCTCCGCACCGAATCCGACAAAGAAAAACAGATTAGGATATGAGAAAGGTATTATCCGCAccgatccgatccgttttcatccctagtcctACTGGTAAGGAATGTCACGCGGGACGTTCGAGGAATACTGCAACGAGACTTACCGATGTGTGAGTCTATTTGTCACTCGGTGTCGGTGGATATTGTTAGACTGACTACGACCGCCAGTAGTTAGATGAACAAGTGCTGCATGGATGAGGTGATTAGCATGGTGCCAATGCATGAATATGGAGAAAGGGGAGGAGCATCTTTGAAGTACGGTGCTTGCCATCCTTTTGTTTTTTTGCTAAGCACATGGCTTAGGCGGACAAGAGAACTGCTGCTGATATAAGGATAGCAGATAGATCAGGCGAGGTGTGTGACCAAGGTCTGAGACATGCATGAGTAGAAGCGAGATAGACAGTTCAGCAGAGATAGATAAATCAGAGAGGCGAGAGTAATATTCCGAGGACAAGTGTTCCTTCCGAGAATGAGAACTTGTAAGAGGAAATATATTTTACTTTGAGAAATCTCGGGAGAACTTTTATATTCTAGTATGAGACGTATGTTCAAGTAATAAAGATCAATGTTTGGAAACTGATCCGTTGTTATTAGGTTTGGTAGAATAACAGTTTGTCATTTTTGCCCTGGTTGAATATTTATAGCAATTATGTGTGCTGAGTAAAATTGATAGTCTGTGCGTTATATGTTTTAGAGCTCTTCTTTGCTTGTGCTATAAACACAAATCTGTTAAAAGTATAAGTTTCTGTTTTAGCACAGCAGCAGTTTTTCAGTTTGATTCTATCTCAATAAAGGAATATGAAGTGGCTTATAATTTCTGTTAATTAATTTTCGTCACTACCTGACACAGCGTTCTTGTTATTTTTATATCTCAAGCTCCAGACCTCTGTTTGACGTGATTCCAGTTGGGTTAGTTCATGAATTTCATCTAATTTAATCTGCAAAAAATTGAAGTCAATTAGAGCTATGAATTTTTGTCAAGATTATTTTAGTGGAAGCGTTGTGTTCTGTTCGGAACGATAAACAAGGTTTGAATAGACTTTGTTtatgggtgggtgggggggggggggggggggtggagtgTTAAATTTTATTTTTTGGCTTCCACAATCATTCACCCCCCTCTGATTGCCTATTTTAGTGTGAATCGATCCTACAAAATGGCACAAGCAAACAAAGACAGAACGGCATAGTCATATTTTTTCATCTTTCTTTGCATTGTTATCTTACTTGAATGTGTTGAGTTCTTGAAACCTATAAATTGAGGCAGGGCTTACTGCTAATGCTTCGGAATTTTGTAAGCTGCACGCGTTTTAATTTGTTGGATAGGTAGTCATCACATCACCTTCTAATCTTCTCTGATAATTTCTCCAAAGAAAATCTTCTCCGATACGCGTCTGATAAGCGCCGAACTTTCAGCTTCCCCGTTTCATACGGCACGGGGTGTTTTCTGATCCAAGATATAGTCCTCTGCTCGTTGGACGGAAGCAAAAAAGATCGGCGCGCTAGCGTTCCACCTGTTCATCGCGGTAAGTGGCGGCAGCTCCAGTGGCGTTGCCCGGAAACCTGCAAAAAAGATCCGCGAGGGATTCAAcctcagcccttgtttagttgcaccttaactttcaaaaagttgctacagtatctgtcacatcgaatatttgcggcccgtgcatagagcattaaatatagacgaaaagaaaaactaattgcacagtttggtgggaaattgcgagacaaacgttttgagcctaattagtccatgtttgaacactatttaccaaataaaaacgaatatATTACAGTAgctccaaaatccaaatttctacaactaaacaagggctcacaTTCACATCACATGCGACGAGACGCCGGGCCAGCCAGTAGCCAGTTAGCCACCGAGGCTCCTCGTGGGCGGTGGACGACCGGCGACGGCCTGGAAGTCTTCGGCATCTGTCAAATGATGTGTGACGGCACTGCAAATTCTCTGCACCCTGCTCACTATGACACTTGCCTAGTGGAGtggtcagttttttttttcttttagctggggcctgtttagttccccttCAAAAcatcaaatttttcaagatttttttgtcacatcgaatctttcgacgcatgcatgaagtattaaatataaataaaaaacaaaatcaattacacagtttagacgaaattcacgagacgaatcttttaagtctaattagattatgattgaacactaattaccaaataacaacgaaaatgctgcAGTGCCGTTTTACCAAAATTTTAGGCAACTAAACTGGGCCCTGGCTGATTTCGCGCAGATGACGGCGACCGATTTCCTCTGCCCACCATCCCAGCTCCTCAAGCACTCCCACGCAGAAACAAGAAGAGGTTCGTTCGCAGTGAGGCTGAGCGACGATGGTTCCCATCTTCCGGCGAGCGACGATCGGATGGGTGTCACTTCAGCTCCTTGTGGTGGCAGCACTAGAAGGCCCTCCAGTAACCAAGCCCGGTTGCCGGGGGAGCTGCGGCCAAATAAGCGTGCCGTACCCCTTCGGCATCGGCGTGGCCTGCTTCCGCGA from Miscanthus floridulus cultivar M001 chromosome 11, ASM1932011v1, whole genome shotgun sequence includes these protein-coding regions:
- the LOC136492448 gene encoding putative wall-associated receptor kinase-like 16, whose translation is MVDYLLLASLSIRDTASWSVPAPDGPLMASSARNSFVAFGCNVLARLINPNKPELILVTYTSVCAAVCADMLSGSSSCSGVGCCRTSIASFGADLPSYGIQLKYLEEQTGGNAGYGAAFVVDQDWFSRVEAEMASNFSKMEMGDGSVPVPAVLEWSLDLIRDAGLFVLSPIAPRSSDFRCLSSNSFSYTIGGNYDRRRCNCSHGYEGNPYIGDGCQDIDECQLPDIYPCHGTCINVPGTYRCSSKKSIRSHPGLIAIIATSAGFGLLFSVLGVANVINKLKQRRAKLLRQKFFKRNQGLLLQQLISSNKDIAERMKIFSFEELEQATNKFDQNRILGGGGHGIVYKGILSDQRVVAIKKSKIVVQREIDQFINEVVILSQTNHRNVVKLFGCCLETEVPLLVYEFISNGTLSYHLHGQYENPLAWNDRLRIALETARAIAYLHCAASISVFHRDIKSANILLTDTLTAKVSDFGASRSISIDETGIQTAIQGTHGYLDPEYYYTSRLTEKSDVYSFGVILAELLTRVKPVFSTHSSQGKSLASHFVSMIKDRCLLDILDPQIVEEGGSEDAEVIARLAETCLSLKGEERPTMRQVEIILENILGSKVHSSSRVSRTIQIVLKDQSRNQSKGNQGTRLYSLEKEFIQSSEIPR